The Gemella haemolysans genome includes a region encoding these proteins:
- a CDS encoding QueT transporter family protein: MRNNTVKVLTIQALIAAIYVVLTLAIAPFSYGAIQFRISESLSQLVVFSKKYWFPITLGVAIANIFSPLGIVDVFFGTLGTGLALAISIFVFKFVKNRIARHIINIILYLVICMPIIAYEITIFSGDNSARVPFEFGAFTAIYGSLLLSQVIVMVIGIVITEALNKAIDLKKVFE, encoded by the coding sequence ATGAGAAATAATACAGTTAAAGTTTTAACTATTCAAGCGTTAATCGCAGCTATTTATGTTGTATTAACATTAGCTATCGCACCATTCTCATACGGTGCTATCCAATTTCGTATAAGTGAATCACTTTCACAATTAGTAGTGTTTAGTAAAAAATATTGGTTCCCAATTACTTTAGGAGTGGCAATTGCTAATATCTTTAGTCCACTTGGTATAGTAGATGTGTTCTTTGGAACTTTAGGAACAGGATTAGCTTTAGCAATCAGTATTTTTGTTTTTAAATTTGTAAAAAATAGAATTGCTAGACACATCATTAATATTATTTTATACCTAGTTATTTGTATGCCAATTATTGCATATGAAATTACTATTTTTAGTGGTGATAATTCAGCTAGAGTACCATTCGAGTTTGGTGCATTTACAGCTATCTACGGATCACTTCTATTATCACAAGTAATCGTTATGGTTATCGGTATTGTTATTACTGAAGCATTAAACAAAGCGATTGATCTAAAAAAAGTATTCGAATAA
- a CDS encoding MerR family transcriptional regulator, with product MRINEVVKITGVSARTLQYYDEIGLLIPQKLDNGYRDYSEENLEKLQKILFYRFLKFKLNDIRELLEGDFDNLKILEQQRELILREKEKFEVILHNIEKTIRNYKGEQTMTIEEKFNGFKKEDLNKYENQAVEKYGKDTIEESKKRQSGREEIVTEEFNEVFRSMAKFKDENVDVAEKEVQSKVEDLYNNMNEYAFDCSIEVFSYIGKGYVHNPEFKKNIDKFGEGVAEYTSKAIEKYCSDRLNK from the coding sequence ATGAGGATAAATGAAGTTGTGAAAATTACTGGAGTAAGTGCAAGAACATTACAATATTATGATGAAATTGGTTTACTAATTCCTCAAAAGTTAGATAATGGTTATAGAGATTATTCTGAGGAAAATTTAGAGAAATTACAAAAAATATTGTTTTATAGATTTCTTAAGTTTAAGTTAAATGATATAAGAGAATTATTGGAAGGTGATTTTGATAATTTAAAAATACTTGAACAACAACGTGAATTAATTTTAAGAGAAAAAGAAAAGTTTGAAGTGATTTTACATAATATAGAAAAAACGATTAGAAATTATAAAGGAGAACAAACAATGACAATAGAAGAAAAATTTAATGGATTTAAAAAAGAGGATTTAAATAAGTATGAAAATCAAGCAGTAGAAAAATATGGTAAAGATACAATTGAAGAATCTAAAAAGCGTCAAAGTGGAAGAGAGGAAATAGTAACCGAGGAATTTAATGAAGTATTTCGTTCAATGGCAAAATTCAAAGATGAAAATGTAGATGTAGCTGAGAAAGAAGTACAATCTAAGGTAGAAGATTTATATAATAATATGAATGAATATGCTTTTGATTGTAGTATAGAAGTTTTTTCTTATATAGGAAAAGGATATGTTCATAATCCAGAGTTTAAAAAAAATATAGATAAGTTTGGTGAAGGTGTAGCAGAGTATACATCTAAAGCAATAGAAAAGTACTGCAGTGACAGATTAAATAAATAA
- the rplJ gene encoding 50S ribosomal protein L10, with translation MSKAIERKQELVNQIAEEIKASSSVVIADYRGLNVAEVTELRNNMRNEGLTFKVYKNSLVRRAMEQAGIEGLDEVLTGPNAFAFSTDDAVAPARVLNDFAKEHENLELKAGVIEGKVADQAEIKAIATLPSREGLLSMLLSVLTAPMRNTALAVKAVADQKAEQEA, from the coding sequence ATGTCAAAAGCTATTGAGAGAAAACAAGAGTTAGTAAATCAAATCGCAGAAGAAATTAAAGCAAGTTCTTCAGTTGTTATCGCTGACTACCGTGGATTAAACGTTGCGGAAGTAACAGAATTACGTAACAACATGCGTAACGAAGGTTTAACTTTTAAAGTTTATAAAAACTCATTAGTTCGTCGTGCGATGGAGCAAGCAGGAATTGAAGGATTAGACGAAGTTCTAACTGGACCAAATGCTTTTGCTTTCTCAACAGACGATGCTGTAGCTCCTGCTAGAGTTTTAAACGATTTCGCTAAAGAACACGAAAACTTAGAACTAAAAGCTGGTGTTATAGAAGGAAAAGTTGCAGATCAAGCTGAAATTAAAGCTATCGCTACATTACCAAGTCGCGAAGGATTACTTTCAATGTTACTATCTGTATTAACAGCGCCAATGCGCAATACTGCTTTAGCTGTTAAAGCTGTTGCAGACCAAAAAGCTGAACAAGAAGCTTAA
- the rplL gene encoding 50S ribosomal protein L7/L12: protein MTKEQILDAIKEMSVLELNDLVKAIEEEFGVTAAAPVAVVGGAAAGAAEEKTEFDVVLANAGDSKIKVIKVVREITGDGLKEAKEKVDGAPATLKEGVSKEEAEEIKAKLEEVGATVEVK, encoded by the coding sequence ATGACTAAAGAACAAATTTTAGACGCTATCAAAGAAATGTCAGTTTTAGAATTAAACGACTTAGTAAAAGCAATTGAAGAAGAATTCGGAGTAACTGCTGCTGCACCTGTAGCTGTAGTTGGTGGAGCTGCTGCTGGAGCTGCTGAAGAAAAAACTGAATTTGACGTAGTTTTAGCTAACGCTGGAGACTCAAAAATTAAAGTAATCAAAGTTGTTCGTGAAATCACTGGAGACGGACTAAAAGAAGCTAAAGAAAAAGTTGATGGTGCGCCAGCAACACTTAAAGAAGGAGTTTCTAAAGAAGAAGCTGAAGAAATCAAAGCTAAATTAGAAGAAGTTGGAGCAACTGTAGAAGTTAAATAA
- a CDS encoding class I SAM-dependent methyltransferase — protein sequence MEHYYTNNPTTESREKIINSTIANENLKFYTDNGVFSKESVDFGTKTMLESFSTEKENAKVADIGCGYGVISIFLAKKYPTFKFTMVDVNNRVLELSKKNIELNKINNEVEVLESSSFDNVEGNFDIVLTNPPIRAGKKIVHKIMTDSYEHLNASGELWVVIQKKQGMASCKKLLEETFSMVEVVTKNKGYYILKAVK from the coding sequence ATGGAACATTATTATACAAATAATCCGACAACAGAAAGTCGTGAAAAAATTATTAACTCAACAATAGCAAATGAGAATTTGAAGTTCTATACAGATAACGGGGTATTTTCAAAAGAAAGTGTTGATTTTGGAACTAAAACAATGTTAGAAAGTTTTAGTACAGAAAAGGAAAATGCTAAAGTTGCTGATATTGGATGTGGTTATGGAGTCATATCTATATTTTTAGCAAAAAAATATCCGACGTTTAAGTTTACTATGGTAGATGTAAATAATAGAGTTTTAGAACTATCTAAAAAAAATATTGAACTTAATAAAATAAATAATGAAGTAGAAGTACTAGAAAGTAGTTCCTTTGATAATGTCGAAGGGAACTTTGATATAGTATTAACAAACCCACCGATAAGAGCTGGGAAAAAAATCGTACATAAAATAATGACAGATAGTTATGAACATCTAAATGCTTCGGGGGAGCTTTGGGTGGTTATACAAAAAAAACAAGGAATGGCTAGTTGTAAAAAATTATTAGAAGAGACTTTTTCTATGGTAGAAGTAGTTACTAAAAATAAAGGTTACTATATACTGAAAGCCGTAAAATAA